One genomic window of Cygnus atratus isolate AKBS03 ecotype Queensland, Australia chromosome 16, CAtr_DNAZoo_HiC_assembly, whole genome shotgun sequence includes the following:
- the GID8 gene encoding glucose-induced degradation protein 8 homolog isoform X1 has protein sequence MSYAEKPDEITKDEWMEKLNNLHIQRADMNRLIMNYLVTEGFKEAAEKFRMESGIEPSVDLETLDERIKIREMILKGQIQEAIALINSLHPELLDTNRYLYFHLQQQHLIELIRQRETEAALEFAQTQLAEQGEESRECLTEMERTLALLAFDNPEESPFGDLLNMMQRQKVWSEVNQAVLDYENRESTPKLAKLLKLLLWAQNELDQKKVKYPKMTDLSKGTIEEPK, from the exons ATGAGTTATGCAGAAAAACCTGATGAAATCACGAAAGATGAATGGATGGAAAAGCTTAATAACTTGCATATTCAGAGAGCAGACATGAATCGCCTTATCATGAACTACCTTGTGACAG agggCTTTAAGGAAGCGGCAGAGAAATTTCGAATGGAGTCTGGAATTGAACCCAGTGTTGATTTAGAGACTCTcgatgaaagaataaaaattcgAGAAATGATATTGAAAGGACAGATTCAAGAAGCCATTGCATTAATAAACAGCCTCCATCCAGAATTGTTAGATACGAACAGATACCTTTACTTTCATTTGCAG cAACAGCATTTGATTGAACTGATTCGGCAGCGTGAGACAGAAGCAGCTCTAGAATTTGCTCAGACCCAATTAGCAGAGCAGGGCGAGGAGAGCCGGGAATGCCTGACAGAAATGGAGCGTACGTTGGCTTTGCTCGCCTTCGATAATCCTGAAGAATCACCGTTTGGAGACTTGCTTAACATGATGCAGCGACAGAAG gttTGGAGTGAGGTTAATCAAGCTGTTCTAGACTATGAAAATCGTGAATCAACACCCAAGTTGGCAAAATTACTGAAACTACTACTGTGGGCTCAGAATGAGCTAGAccagaagaaagtgaaatatcCCAAAATGACAGACCTCAGCAAGGGGACGATTGAAGAACCCAAGTAA
- the GID8 gene encoding glucose-induced degradation protein 8 homolog isoform X2 has protein sequence MSYAEKPDEITKDEWMEKLNNLHIQRADMNRLIMNYLVTEGFKEAAEKFRMESGIEPSVDLETLDERIKIREMILKGQIQEAIALINSLHPELLDTNRYLYFHLQQQHLIELIRQRETEAALEFAQTQLAEQGEESRECLTEMERTLALLAFDNPEESPFGDLLNMMQRQKAFSIWSFVVATF, from the exons ATGAGTTATGCAGAAAAACCTGATGAAATCACGAAAGATGAATGGATGGAAAAGCTTAATAACTTGCATATTCAGAGAGCAGACATGAATCGCCTTATCATGAACTACCTTGTGACAG agggCTTTAAGGAAGCGGCAGAGAAATTTCGAATGGAGTCTGGAATTGAACCCAGTGTTGATTTAGAGACTCTcgatgaaagaataaaaattcgAGAAATGATATTGAAAGGACAGATTCAAGAAGCCATTGCATTAATAAACAGCCTCCATCCAGAATTGTTAGATACGAACAGATACCTTTACTTTCATTTGCAG cAACAGCATTTGATTGAACTGATTCGGCAGCGTGAGACAGAAGCAGCTCTAGAATTTGCTCAGACCCAATTAGCAGAGCAGGGCGAGGAGAGCCGGGAATGCCTGACAGAAATGGAGCGTACGTTGGCTTTGCTCGCCTTCGATAATCCTGAAGAATCACCGTTTGGAGACTTGCTTAACATGATGCAGCGACAGAAG GCTTTTAGCATATGGAGCTTTGTCGTGGCCACGTTCTGA